CCGGCCTTGAGGCCGATGCCGGGGATGTGCCCCAGGTGCCGGGCCAGGTTGCGCACCAGGCTCAGCTCCTGCTCCGCGTCCACCTCCGCACCGGGATCGGCGAGCACGTCGATGCCCAGGCCGGTACCACCCAGGCATTGTTCCAGGTTCAGGCCGTGGTCCAGGGCGAACTGCGTCAGCAACTGCACGCTGACGGCGCTGCGGCGGGGCGACCAGGGGGGAGTGGCGGGCATCTCGATCCTCGTCGGATAATGTGACCGAAAGTCACAATTTTATGTCCGACTATGCCATAACCCGAAGACGAATGAAGCCCTAGCATGTTCCCATCCGCCATCGAGCGGAAACATCACCGGGAGCACAACAATGACAAATACTTCCCCCGGGTCGGCTGCCGTGCGCGTGCTGATCATCGGTGCCGGCTTCGCCGGCCTGGGCCTGGCGATCCGTCTGAAACAGGCGGGCATCGACGACTTCCTGATCCTCGAGAAGGCCGGCGACGTCGGCGGCTGCTGGCGCGAGAACCGCTATCCGGGCGCCGCCTGCGACGTGCCTTCGCACCTGTATTCCTTCTCCTTCGAACCCAAGGCTGACTGGTCGCGCAAGTTCGCGCCGCAGGCGGAAATCCTCGACTACGCCCGGCACTGCGCGGACAAGTACGGCCTGCGCGAACGCATCCGCTTCCACTGCGAGGTCAGCGCGGCGAGCTTCGACGAAGCGGCCGGGGAATGGCGGGTGACCTGCGCCAATGGGGAGGAGCTGCGCGCCCAGTCGCTGGTCTGCGCACTCGGCCAGCTGAGCCGTCCGCTGATTCCGCACCTGCCGGGTATCGAGCGCTTCCAGGGCAAGGCCTTCCATTCCGCGCAGTGGGATGACCAGGCGAAGCTGCAAGGCAGCCGCGTGGCGGTGATCGGCACCGGCGCCAGCGCCATCCAGTTCGTGCCGCAGATCGCGCCGAAGGTCGCCGAGCTGCTGCTGTTCCAGCGCAGCGCGGCCTACGTGATTGCCAAGCCGGACCGCCCCTACGCCGCCTGGGAGCGCCGCCTGAAGGCGCGCCTGCCGTGGCTGCAACGCCTGGACCGGGGGCTCAAGTACATCCAGCACGAGTCGCGGACGCTGGCCTTCAGCGTGTTTCCGCCACTGATGAAGATGATGCGCCTGAGCTTTCATCGCCACCTGCACCGGGGCATTCCCGACGCGGGCCTGCGCGCACGGCTGGAGCCGGACTACCCGCTGGGCTGCAAGCGTATCCTGATCAGCAACGACTATTACCCGGCACTGGCGCGCAGCAATGTGAAGCTGGTCGATACCGGCATCCGCGAAGTCACCGAAGACGCCATCGTCACCCGCGACGGCCAGCGCCATCCGGTGGATACGATCATCTATGGCACCGGTTTCGCCGCCACCGAGTTCCTCGCGCCGATGCGCGTCCAGGGTCTGGGCGGCCGCGAGCTGAACCAGGCCTGGCGGGAGGGCGCGGAAGCCTACAAGGGCATCAGCGTCAGCGGTTTCCCCAACCTGTTCATCCTCTACGGACCGAACACCAACCTGGGGCACAACTCCATCATCTACATGCTGGAAAGCCAGTTCCCCTACGTGCTGGGTTGCCTCCAGCGCATTCAGCGCGAGGGCCTGAAGTATCTGGACGTGAAACCCCAGGTGCAGCAGCGCTTCAACCAGCACCTGCAGCACGAATTGCGCCACACCATCTGGGAGCGCGGCTGCAACAGTTGGTACAAGACCGCCAGCGGCCGCAACACCGTCAACTGGCCGGGCTTCACCTTCCGCTACCGCCAACAGACCCGTCAGCCGGAGTTCGCCGACTATGACTGCATCCGTTGAACCCGTGCTGCCGCTGTCGGTTGGCCAGAAGTTCCTGACCGCCGCCCTGCGCGGCCTGCTCAACCTGCTGTTCCGCGGGCTGATGGGGCCGTCGTTGCCGGTGAAGGCGCAGCGCGCCTTGCTGCGCGGGCTGACCGCCGCGACCCTGACGCCCCGTGGCGTGCACCGCGAGCAGACGACCCTGGGCGGGTTGCCCTGCGAGGTCTGGCGGTCCCAAGGGCGCGAGATGAGCGCGGCGATCCTCTACCTGCACGGCGGCGCCTATCTGGTCGGCTCGCCGGCCACCCATCGGGCCATCACCGCCAACCTCGCGCGACGCTGCCAGGCGGAGGTCTGGGCGCTGGATTACCGCCTGGCGCCGGAGCACCCGTTCCCGGCCCAGCGCGACGATGCCGTGGCGGCCTACCGCGCGCTGCTGGACAAGGGAATCCCGGCATCGGCCATTGCCATCGCCGGGGACTCCGCCGGTGGCCACCTGACCCTGCAACTGGCCCTGCAGGCGAAGGCGCTCGGCCTGCCGACACCCGGCGCGCTGGTGACCTTCTCGCCGGTGACCGATCTGTCCGCCGAGCACCTGCACATGCCGGCGGCGGGCGACCCGCTGATCACCCGCGCCTGGATCGACAGCGCCATGCTGATGTTCTGCCCGCCGGGCGTGCCCCGGGCCGATGCGCAGCTGTCGCCGCTGCATGCCGATCTGACGGGTTTGCCGCCGTTGCTGATCCAGGTCGGCGAAGATGAACTGCTGCGCAACGACAGCCTGCGCTTTGCCCAGGCGGCGCGGCGATATGGCGTCACGCTGAAGCTGCAGCGCTTTCCGAACTGCTGGC
This Pseudomonas sp. ATCC 13867 DNA region includes the following protein-coding sequences:
- a CDS encoding flavin-containing monooxygenase, translated to MTNTSPGSAAVRVLIIGAGFAGLGLAIRLKQAGIDDFLILEKAGDVGGCWRENRYPGAACDVPSHLYSFSFEPKADWSRKFAPQAEILDYARHCADKYGLRERIRFHCEVSAASFDEAAGEWRVTCANGEELRAQSLVCALGQLSRPLIPHLPGIERFQGKAFHSAQWDDQAKLQGSRVAVIGTGASAIQFVPQIAPKVAELLLFQRSAAYVIAKPDRPYAAWERRLKARLPWLQRLDRGLKYIQHESRTLAFSVFPPLMKMMRLSFHRHLHRGIPDAGLRARLEPDYPLGCKRILISNDYYPALARSNVKLVDTGIREVTEDAIVTRDGQRHPVDTIIYGTGFAATEFLAPMRVQGLGGRELNQAWREGAEAYKGISVSGFPNLFILYGPNTNLGHNSIIYMLESQFPYVLGCLQRIQREGLKYLDVKPQVQQRFNQHLQHELRHTIWERGCNSWYKTASGRNTVNWPGFTFRYRQQTRQPEFADYDCIR
- a CDS encoding alpha/beta hydrolase, which gives rise to MTASVEPVLPLSVGQKFLTAALRGLLNLLFRGLMGPSLPVKAQRALLRGLTAATLTPRGVHREQTTLGGLPCEVWRSQGREMSAAILYLHGGAYLVGSPATHRAITANLARRCQAEVWALDYRLAPEHPFPAQRDDAVAAYRALLDKGIPASAIAIAGDSAGGHLTLQLALQAKALGLPTPGALVTFSPVTDLSAEHLHMPAAGDPLITRAWIDSAMLMFCPPGVPRADAQLSPLHADLTGLPPLLIQVGEDELLRNDSLRFAQAARRYGVTLKLQRFPNCWHVFQAHAGVLKVADRALQDVADFVAQHLQGVRR